In Silene latifolia isolate original U9 population chromosome X, ASM4854445v1, whole genome shotgun sequence, the following proteins share a genomic window:
- the LOC141616982 gene encoding uncharacterized protein LOC141616982 encodes MDNVLICQDLVRLYNRKAASPRCLIKIDLRKAYDTAEWNFIHQMLTYLKFPPDFIHLIMELLMGGGGKDAYLRAKNVAWEKCCTPKEEGGLGILNAKLWNKALLGKYTSWLATKQDHLWVKWVNHVYMKGCAWSDYKAPLDCSWSWKKIVQIKDLFKSGYCHNVWQHRPSSYTIASGYQWLQGSRPKVPWRFICWNPLNVPRTSCIYWASLHKRLLTRDRLVQMGICQDVLCCLCGMEPETHEHLFYGCDFIKICMALLKLKLRVSIPEHDMVRWFSARTSLSVLQKLIAGACYVGLIYAVWSARNKARILQQVIHPTILVQQIWKEVKERWKARNKRLLKPHDQQWISSIL; translated from the exons ATGGATAATGTCTTAATTTGCCAAGACCTTGTTAGACTCTACAACAGGAAAGCTGCATCTCCTAGGTGTCTGATTAAAATTGATCTAAGGAAGGCATATGATACAGCTGAGTGGAACTTCATCCATCAAATGTTGACTTACCTTAAATTTCCTCCTGATTTTATTCATCTTATTATG GAACTTCttatggggggggggggtaaagATGCTTACCTTAGAGCCAAAAATGTAGCTTGGGAGAAATGCTGTACCCCTAAAGAGGAAGGGGGATTGGGTATCCTGAATGCTAAACTATGGAACAAAGCTTTATTGGGAAAGTATACTAGTTGGCTAGCCACAAAGCAAGATCATTTGTGGGTAAAATGGGTTAACCATGTTTATATGAAAGGTTGTGCCTGGTCTGATTATAAAGCTCCTCTGGACTGCAGTTGGTCATGGAAGAAAATAGTTCAGATTAAGGATTTGTTCAAGTCTGGGTACTGTCACAATGTCTGGCAACATAGACCTTCCTCTTACACTATTGCTTCAGGCTACCAATGGCTTCAGGGATCTAGACCTAAGGTCCCTTGGAGATTCATTTGTTGGAATCCACTCAATGTACCTAGAACATCCTGTATCTACTGGGCAAGCTTGCATAAACGTCTCCTCACCAGAGATAGGCTGGTTCAAATGGGAATTTGTCAGGATGTACTCTGCTGTTTGTGTGGAATGGAGCCTGAGACACATGAACATCTGTTCTATGGATGTGATTTTATAAAAATATGTATGGCTTTACTGAAACTGAAGCTTCGAGTCAGCATCCCAGAGCATGATATGGTCAGGTGGTTTTCTGCTAGAACAAGCCTCAGTGTTTTGCAGAAATTAATAGCAGGTGCATGCTATGTTGGTCTCATTTATGCAGTCTGGTCTGCTAGGAACAAAGCAAGGATTCTTCAACAGGTTATTCATCCCACTATACTTGTTCAACAAATTTGGAAGGAAGTTAAGGAACGTTGGAAAGCTAGGAACAAGAGACTACTCAAACCTCATGATCAACAATGGATTTCTTCTATTCTTTAG